From Methanoculleus oceani, a single genomic window includes:
- a CDS encoding UbiD family decarboxylase produces the protein MRDFIAMMRERGRVEDIERPCSTVYEAPRMGSRTDKILFFHDLDGHRGVMNLLSDRGALAAALGVEERELVPHLAAMTYGGRVVDAGRCEGGVKPDLSRLPVMKHFPGDAGRYLTSGIVFARYDGVENASIHRMMVLDDRRVVARLVEGRHTHTLLKAALARGERLPIAVTVGTHPLVTFAACTRVPEGKELAYAAELMGGELPVRECANGVRVPDAEIVLEGYIGAEKAAEGPFVDITGTYDPVRQQHVIEFTRMYCKEDPIFHGILPAGDEHKLLMGAPYEPKIYRAVGEVTTVRDVLLTKGGAGYLHAVVQIRKNTEGDAKNAIMAAFAAHTSLKHVVVVDEDIDIHDPHDVEYAIATRVRGDTDIMVVTGVRGSSLDPTRLSDGTNVKVGVDATMVMGREDEFRRAEWP, from the coding sequence ATGCGTGATTTCATAGCGATGATGAGGGAGCGGGGCAGGGTCGAGGATATCGAGCGCCCCTGCTCGACCGTGTACGAGGCTCCACGCATGGGGAGCCGGACCGATAAGATCCTCTTCTTCCACGACCTCGACGGCCACCGTGGAGTGATGAACCTTCTTTCCGACCGGGGAGCGCTTGCAGCGGCGCTCGGCGTGGAGGAGCGGGAGCTTGTCCCGCACCTCGCCGCCATGACCTACGGCGGCCGCGTGGTGGACGCGGGCCGTTGCGAAGGCGGCGTCAAGCCCGATCTCTCCCGCCTCCCGGTCATGAAGCACTTCCCCGGGGATGCCGGGCGGTACCTCACGTCCGGGATCGTTTTTGCGCGCTACGACGGCGTCGAGAACGCCTCCATCCACCGGATGATGGTCCTCGACGATCGAAGGGTCGTCGCCCGCCTGGTGGAGGGGAGGCACACCCACACCCTGCTCAAGGCAGCGCTCGCCCGGGGGGAGAGACTCCCGATCGCCGTCACCGTCGGGACCCATCCGCTCGTGACGTTTGCCGCCTGCACCCGTGTCCCGGAAGGAAAGGAACTCGCCTACGCGGCGGAGCTGATGGGCGGAGAACTCCCCGTCAGAGAGTGTGCGAACGGCGTCCGGGTTCCCGACGCTGAGATCGTGCTCGAGGGATATATCGGGGCCGAAAAAGCGGCGGAAGGGCCGTTCGTCGATATCACCGGGACCTACGACCCCGTGCGGCAGCAGCACGTGATCGAGTTCACCCGGATGTACTGCAAGGAGGACCCCATCTTCCACGGCATCCTCCCTGCCGGCGACGAGCACAAACTCCTGATGGGAGCGCCCTACGAGCCGAAGATCTACCGCGCGGTCGGCGAGGTGACGACGGTGAGAGACGTCCTCCTCACAAAAGGGGGCGCCGGCTACCTCCACGCGGTGGTCCAGATCAGGAAGAACACCGAAGGAGACGCGAAGAACGCCATCATGGCGGCGTTTGCCGCCCATACGTCCTTAAAGCACGTCGTGGTGGTGGACGAGGACATCGATATCCACGACCCCCACGACGTCGAGTACGCGATCGCCACAAGGGTCCGGGGCGATACCGACATCATGGTCGTCACCGGGGTGCGGGGCTCGTCGCTCGACCCGACGCGCCTCTCCGACGGGACGAACGTGAAGGTCGGGGTCGACGCCACGATGGTCATGGGGCGGGAAGACGAATTCAGGAGAGCGGAGTGGCCGTAG
- a CDS encoding 2-phospho-L-lactate transferase CofD family protein, with protein MITFLSGGTGVPALIRGARQILYDSEIAVVANTAEDLWVSGSHCAPDIDTAVFLFAGILDTGRWWGIKGDTYATHNYLPKVAGGEPFPVGDRARAVQIARAGLLRRGWTLTEAVRAQCRSLNIGATVLPMTDGEAALFVDTGTERLPLLEYRTAAGMETEVRELVGPKPPAVTEEVRAAIEASDAVVIGPANPAASILPILDCAGMRDLLLEKFVVAVSPFSGGVAPDPKDAALMYAVGEPPNAPAVSRLYGDIVDVFVQDIHDPDDVPGSLRLETRLMHERQAESLAWDIMAVIRHAIS; from the coding sequence ATGATCACCTTCCTCTCCGGCGGAACCGGAGTACCTGCGCTCATCCGGGGCGCCCGGCAGATCCTCTACGACAGCGAGATCGCCGTGGTCGCGAACACCGCCGAGGATCTCTGGGTCTCGGGGAGCCACTGTGCGCCCGACATCGACACCGCCGTCTTCCTCTTCGCGGGCATCCTCGATACCGGCCGGTGGTGGGGGATCAAGGGCGATACCTACGCCACCCACAACTACCTTCCGAAGGTGGCGGGCGGCGAACCCTTCCCGGTCGGCGACCGTGCCCGGGCCGTCCAGATCGCCCGGGCGGGTCTCCTCCGCAGGGGCTGGACCCTGACGGAGGCGGTGCGGGCGCAGTGCCGCTCGCTCAACATCGGGGCGACCGTCCTCCCGATGACGGATGGAGAGGCCGCCCTCTTCGTCGATACCGGCACCGAACGCCTCCCGCTCCTCGAGTACCGGACGGCCGCCGGGATGGAGACGGAGGTCCGGGAACTCGTCGGGCCAAAACCCCCGGCGGTCACGGAAGAGGTGCGGGCGGCGATCGAGGCGAGCGACGCCGTGGTGATCGGCCCCGCGAACCCGGCGGCGAGCATCCTCCCCATCCTCGACTGCGCCGGCATGCGGGATCTCCTCCTTGAGAAGTTCGTGGTCGCGGTCTCGCCGTTTTCGGGCGGCGTCGCGCCGGACCCAAAGGACGCCGCCCTCATGTACGCCGTCGGGGAACCACCGAACGCTCCGGCGGTCTCCCGGCTGTATGGGGATATCGTCGACGTCTTCGTCCAGGACATCCACGACCCCGACGACGTCCCCGGGTCGCTCCGTCTCGAGACACGCCTGATGCACGAGCGGCAGGCCGAATCGCTCGCCTGGGACATCATGGCGGTCATACGCCACGCAATTTCGTGA
- a CDS encoding HEAT repeat domain-containing protein, with translation MREKDIDTMRRKRNIDGLVGALSDPAEIVRQTAAEALGTVGDERALEPLERLKFSDPDAGVRRAASLAHSRVAGRLAEKKVVEGWLLDT, from the coding sequence ATGAGAGAGAAGGATATCGACACCATGCGGCGGAAGCGGAACATCGACGGGCTGGTCGGGGCGCTTTCAGACCCGGCAGAGATCGTGCGGCAGACCGCGGCCGAAGCCCTCGGCACCGTCGGAGACGAACGGGCCCTCGAACCGCTGGAGCGGCTGAAGTTCTCGGACCCGGACGCGGGCGTCCGGCGGGCCGCATCGCTCGCGCACTCCCGGGTGGCGGGGAGGCTCGCGGAGAAGAAGGTCGTGGAGGGCTGGCTTCTCGATACGTAG
- a CDS encoding SLC13 family permease → MVGPELIAIVVFLFTYALIIDERIHRAVVAMLGASVVVFLHIVPWEKIPEYIDLGTIFLLMGMMIIVNTARGSGLFEFIAIKTAKLAKGSPMRVLLLFSLVTGIASAFLDNVTTVLLITPMLLYVASVMKTSPMPFLIAEIFASNIGGAATLIGDPPNIMIGSAAGLTFNEFIVNMAPMMVINMVVVLGLLVLIYRKELHVSPGEQEGIERTFAGLKEQEAIRDRSLFKKSVVVIALVIGMFFVHDQLGLEPALVALIGASILLFWSRQSPEEIFEKIEWPALFFFGGLFVVVGALVETGVIASVAGFVVENVHSEGEAILIIAWFAAIASAIVDNIPLTATLIPLIQGMSGSMDIYPLWWALSLGACLGGNGTVIGASANVVVLGIAARNGFSISFVEFLKVGMLVLFVTVAIGTAFLWLNFVVL, encoded by the coding sequence ATCGTCGGCCCGGAACTGATCGCCATCGTGGTCTTCCTCTTCACCTACGCGCTCATCATCGACGAACGGATCCACCGCGCGGTGGTGGCGATGCTCGGCGCCTCGGTCGTCGTCTTCCTCCACATCGTCCCGTGGGAGAAGATCCCGGAGTACATCGACCTCGGCACCATCTTCCTCCTGATGGGGATGATGATCATCGTCAACACCGCCCGCGGCAGCGGCCTCTTCGAGTTCATCGCCATCAAGACGGCGAAACTGGCAAAAGGGAGCCCGATGCGGGTGCTCCTCCTCTTCTCGCTCGTGACCGGCATCGCCAGCGCGTTCCTGGACAACGTCACGACGGTCCTCCTCATCACCCCGATGCTGCTCTACGTCGCAAGCGTCATGAAGACCAGCCCCATGCCCTTCCTCATCGCCGAGATCTTCGCCTCGAACATCGGCGGGGCGGCGACGCTCATCGGCGACCCGCCGAACATCATGATCGGTTCGGCCGCCGGCCTGACGTTCAACGAGTTCATCGTCAACATGGCGCCGATGATGGTCATCAACATGGTCGTCGTCCTGGGGCTGCTCGTCCTCATCTACAGAAAGGAGCTCCACGTCTCGCCCGGCGAGCAGGAAGGGATCGAGAGGACGTTTGCGGGCTTAAAGGAGCAGGAGGCGATCCGCGACCGATCCCTCTTCAAGAAGTCGGTCGTCGTCATCGCACTCGTCATCGGGATGTTCTTCGTCCACGATCAGCTCGGCCTCGAGCCCGCCCTCGTCGCCCTGATCGGCGCATCGATCCTCCTCTTCTGGAGCAGGCAGTCCCCGGAGGAGATCTTTGAGAAGATCGAGTGGCCGGCCCTCTTCTTCTTCGGCGGGCTCTTCGTCGTCGTCGGTGCCCTCGTCGAGACCGGGGTCATCGCGAGCGTCGCCGGGTTCGTGGTCGAGAACGTCCACTCGGAGGGCGAGGCCATACTGATCATCGCCTGGTTCGCCGCAATCGCTTCAGCAATCGTCGATAACATCCCCCTCACCGCCACCCTGATCCCCCTGATCCAGGGTATGAGCGGGTCAATGGATATCTACCCGCTCTGGTGGGCGCTCTCGCTCGGTGCCTGCCTCGGCGGGAACGGCACGGTCATCGGGGCGTCGGCAAACGTCGTCGTCCTCGGGATCGCCGCACGAAACGGCTTTTCCATATCGTTTGTGGAGTTCCTGAAGGTCGGAATGCTTGTGCTCTTCGTCACGGTGGCCATTGGGACGGCGTTCCTCTGGCTCAACTTCGTCGTCCTGTGA
- a CDS encoding aconitase X: MYLDNDDERVLAGEFGETRQKMMEILVALGGVYDAERLVPIASAQVSGASYKTIGRWGLAWLQSLNARVAVPTVLNPIGMPQEEWREFGIHEEFAHHQTEVVEAYRRLGIRLECTCTPYYLRITEYGEHLAWSESSAVAYANSVLGARTNREGGPSALAAAIVGKTPYYGLHIVANRRPQVVVEVESGTGPRSDHWGAIGHIAGKKVGNRIPIFSGIRPGRDHLKALGAAMAATGAVALFHVDKITPEARVFEFDTGGLDRVTVTQDEVEALFAETEVEAVAVGCPHCSADELRELADLLKGKTTTKPFYIFAARGVARSNPDLVGAIEHSGARVIPDTCMVVSPRMDEFKSIMVDSGKALAYVPGMCGALARIGTRKECVEIATS; this comes from the coding sequence ATGTATCTCGATAACGATGACGAAAGGGTGCTCGCCGGCGAGTTCGGCGAGACACGCCAGAAGATGATGGAGATCCTGGTCGCGCTCGGGGGAGTCTACGACGCCGAGAGGCTCGTCCCGATTGCGAGCGCCCAGGTGAGCGGTGCGTCCTATAAGACCATCGGGAGGTGGGGGCTTGCCTGGCTGCAGAGCCTCAACGCCCGGGTGGCGGTCCCGACGGTCTTAAACCCCATCGGGATGCCGCAGGAGGAGTGGCGGGAGTTCGGGATCCACGAGGAGTTCGCCCACCACCAGACGGAGGTCGTCGAGGCCTACCGGAGGCTCGGGATCCGGCTCGAGTGCACCTGCACGCCCTACTACCTCCGCATCACGGAGTACGGGGAGCACCTGGCCTGGTCGGAGTCCTCGGCGGTCGCCTACGCAAACTCGGTCCTCGGCGCCCGGACGAACAGGGAGGGCGGGCCGAGCGCCCTTGCGGCGGCGATCGTCGGGAAGACACCGTATTACGGCCTCCACATCGTCGCCAACCGGCGGCCGCAGGTCGTCGTCGAGGTCGAGAGCGGCACGGGTCCGCGGTCCGACCACTGGGGCGCCATCGGCCACATCGCCGGGAAGAAGGTGGGGAACCGGATCCCGATCTTTTCCGGTATCCGGCCGGGTCGCGACCACCTCAAGGCCCTCGGCGCCGCGATGGCGGCGACCGGCGCCGTCGCCCTCTTCCACGTCGATAAGATCACCCCGGAGGCCCGGGTCTTTGAGTTCGATACCGGCGGCCTCGACCGGGTGACGGTGACACAGGACGAGGTCGAAGCCCTCTTTGCGGAGACCGAGGTCGAGGCGGTCGCGGTCGGGTGCCCGCACTGCTCCGCAGACGAACTCCGCGAACTCGCGGATCTCCTCAAGGGAAAGACGACGACGAAACCCTTCTACATCTTCGCCGCCCGGGGGGTCGCGCGGAGCAACCCCGACCTGGTGGGCGCCATCGAGCACAGCGGCGCACGGGTGATCCCGGACACCTGCATGGTCGTCTCGCCCCGGATGGACGAGTTCAAGTCGATCATGGTGGACTCGGGGAAAGCCCTCGCCTACGTCCCGGGGATGTGCGGGGCGCTCGCCCGGATCGGGACGAGGAAGGAGTGCGTCGAGATCGCGACGTCGTGA
- a CDS encoding HEAT repeat domain-containing protein, with protein MPPGRLRERRSEEVAMATLDDIDAMRDDRDVDGLIRALADEDEFVRSQAALSLGTLADPKATEPLERMRNEDPSASVREAAATAYRWVVGRLREVEAAREPKTPPTR; from the coding sequence ATACCGCCGGGACGTCTACGCGAAAGACGATCAGAGGAGGTTGCTATGGCGACACTGGACGATATCGATGCCATGCGTGACGACCGGGACGTCGACGGGCTGATCCGGGCCCTCGCCGATGAGGACGAGTTCGTACGATCGCAGGCGGCCCTCTCCCTCGGGACGCTCGCTGACCCGAAGGCAACAGAACCGCTTGAGAGGATGCGAAACGAGGACCCGAGCGCCTCGGTCAGGGAGGCGGCCGCGACCGCGTACAGGTGGGTGGTCGGCCGGCTTCGGGAGGTCGAGGCGGCCCGGGAGCCCAAAACCCCGCCGACCCGGTAA
- a CDS encoding tetratricopeptide repeat protein gives MGWCQIITETFSLVPLCSVSGSLLTEVANTAGYGTTRFATNIISLSVSEVVIPIIIAVIAAVIGGGIYAAIRTVATRNKDFEQQFLRVKFTSKISPDDFGFGKDTFSFDKDKKSFYLERKYQNSDETLEDRISKRVTGVHLRGNDVLIMGKPDSGKTRMAYEVIKNLNGHYILLIPKTGIYDTSNLKLPFYPRSYLSPSRKPKFILFLDDLQKYCTSTSLDDLISKLQSRFPVTIIATVREGDEYIKAVGNELFCNSNRFSALLDSDACFHIPDVSDEEANTIACETGKPIPEGFEAIRTVGAILSGWDKLKESYTKKVMSSADITAQNAHKIMISNRALYDLGLSTTDFERVNIILSEIYGIQLNKSQITAAENHLQSNHVIAWDTTTGEWLAGGKILEFLVLDALKETKLLNHIDSVFKQFQGNHDFLALFECGMRLYDRDLLEVSYQAFSYAIQIPNLPTSFQGILYSLLGTTQGDLAKYWYPVDAEEGIKLFNQAFAKYEKAVQIEPDYHEAWNDWGSNLANLAKYRYPVDAEEGIELFNQAFAKYEKALKIKPDDPQTWHSWGTDLGDFAKYRYPVDAEEGIELFNQAFVKYERALKIKPDAYQIWYNWGIDLGYLAEYRYPVDAEDASDLFNQASAKCEEALKIKPDMHGAWVNWGTTLGKLAEYRYPADAEEGIELFNQASAKYEKAVKIKPDDHEAWYNWGTVLGYLAEYQYQTDAEEGIKLFNQAFAKYEEAVKIKPDKYDAWCNWGNVLGSLAEYRYLVDAREGIELFNQAFAKYEEAVKIKSDGHQAWCNWGNVLGSLAKYRYLVDAGEGIKLFSQAFAKYEEAVKIEPDFHDAWNSWGVTLGNFAEYRYPVDAREGIELFNQAFAKYEEAVKIKPDMYEAWCNWGTNLGSLAKYRYLVDAEEGIKLFDQAIAKYEEAVKIKPDYHQAWENWRNVLIGIAEVLLNHFTYQNPVDLEKVSEYAIQAAKKYMEAIEDKPSQPSVTTDRQVTITWNLWLSVLVPGLSLPVIAIAIREYCLPDPTWFPAICVAVLVGGASIYGVWVNREFNKQYQTVTNPN, from the coding sequence ATGGGTTGGTGTCAGATAATTACCGAAACTTTTTCCCTGGTACCATTATGCTCCGTCTCTGGGTCATTGCTAACGGAGGTTGCAAATACAGCAGGATATGGCACTACCCGATTTGCAACTAATATTATCTCTCTTTCTGTCAGTGAGGTAGTAATCCCCATTATCATAGCAGTAATTGCAGCTGTTATTGGAGGGGGAATATATGCTGCGATACGCACCGTTGCAACACGAAACAAGGACTTTGAACAGCAATTCTTGCGGGTAAAATTTACATCGAAAATTTCTCCTGATGACTTCGGCTTTGGCAAGGACACCTTTAGCTTTGACAAGGACAAGAAATCCTTCTATCTGGAGAGGAAATATCAAAACAGTGACGAAACCCTAGAAGATCGCATCTCTAAAAGAGTTACTGGTGTCCACTTACGGGGAAATGACGTCCTAATTATGGGAAAACCGGATTCCGGCAAAACTAGGATGGCATATGAAGTCATCAAGAATTTAAATGGTCATTATATTCTGTTGATTCCAAAAACTGGCATTTACGATACTTCAAATCTGAAACTCCCGTTCTACCCACGATCCTATTTGTCACCCAGCCGAAAGCCAAAATTCATCCTCTTTCTTGATGATCTGCAAAAATATTGCACATCAACGAGTCTCGATGACCTAATCTCGAAACTTCAAAGTCGTTTCCCGGTAACTATCATTGCAACTGTCAGGGAGGGAGACGAGTACATAAAGGCCGTTGGGAATGAATTGTTTTGTAATTCTAATAGGTTTTCAGCCCTCTTGGACAGCGACGCCTGTTTCCATATCCCGGACGTTTCAGATGAAGAAGCCAATACAATCGCTTGTGAAACCGGGAAGCCCATCCCGGAGGGATTTGAGGCTATTCGAACCGTAGGGGCAATACTTTCAGGGTGGGATAAGTTAAAAGAGAGTTATACGAAAAAGGTCATGTCTTCGGCAGATATTACTGCTCAGAATGCTCATAAAATTATGATTTCCAATAGGGCTCTCTATGACCTTGGTTTATCTACAACAGACTTCGAAAGGGTCAATATAATCCTAAGCGAGATTTACGGCATTCAATTAAATAAGTCTCAAATTACTGCAGCTGAGAATCACCTGCAGTCTAATCATGTCATTGCATGGGATACTACAACAGGAGAGTGGCTTGCAGGAGGAAAAATCTTAGAGTTTTTGGTGTTGGATGCGTTGAAAGAAACCAAGTTATTAAATCACATCGATTCTGTTTTCAAGCAGTTCCAGGGGAACCACGATTTTCTTGCACTATTTGAATGCGGGATGAGACTTTACGATAGAGATCTGCTGGAGGTTTCCTATCAGGCATTCTCCTACGCAATCCAGATTCCAAACTTGCCAACTTCATTCCAGGGTATCCTGTATTCTTTATTAGGAACTACTCAGGGAGACCTCGCTAAATACTGGTATCCAGTGGACGCTGAAGAAGGGATCAAACTCTTCAACCAAGCCTTTGCGAAGTACGAGAAAGCGGTGCAGATTGAGCCAGATTATCATGAAGCCTGGAATGACTGGGGAAGTAATCTGGCGAACCTTGCCAAATACCGGTATCCGGTGGACGCTGAAGAAGGTATCGAACTCTTCAACCAGGCCTTTGCGAAGTACGAGAAAGCACTGAAGATCAAGCCGGATGACCCTCAAACTTGGCATAGCTGGGGAACAGATTTGGGAGACTTTGCCAAATACCGGTATCCAGTGGACGCTGAAGAAGGTATCGAACTCTTTAACCAGGCCTTTGTGAAGTACGAGAGAGCGCTGAAGATCAAGCCAGATGCCTATCAAATTTGGTATAATTGGGGAATAGATCTAGGGTATCTCGCCGAATATCGATATCCGGTGGACGCTGAAGATGCGTCAGATCTCTTCAATCAAGCCTCTGCGAAGTGCGAGGAAGCATTGAAGATCAAGCCGGATATGCATGGTGCCTGGGTCAACTGGGGAACCACTCTGGGAAAACTCGCCGAATATCGATATCCGGCGGACGCTGAAGAAGGTATCGAACTCTTCAACCAAGCCTCTGCAAAGTATGAGAAAGCGGTGAAGATCAAGCCGGATGACCATGAAGCTTGGTACAACTGGGGAACTGTCTTGGGGTACCTCGCCGAATACCAGTACCAGACGGACGCTGAAGAAGGTATCAAACTCTTCAACCAAGCCTTTGCGAAGTACGAGGAAGCGGTGAAGATCAAGCCGGATAAGTATGATGCCTGGTGTAACTGGGGAAATGTTCTGGGGAGTCTCGCCGAATATCGGTATCTGGTGGACGCTAGAGAAGGTATCGAACTCTTCAACCAGGCCTTTGCGAAGTACGAAGAAGCGGTGAAGATCAAGTCAGATGGCCATCAAGCTTGGTGTAACTGGGGAAATGTTCTGGGGAGTCTCGCAAAATACAGGTATTTGGTGGACGCTGGAGAAGGCATCAAACTCTTCAGCCAGGCCTTTGCGAAGTACGAAGAAGCGGTGAAGATCGAGCCCGATTTCCATGACGCTTGGAATAGCTGGGGAGTTACTCTAGGGAATTTCGCCGAATACCGGTATCCGGTGGATGCTAGAGAAGGTATCGAACTCTTCAATCAAGCTTTTGCAAAGTACGAGGAAGCGGTGAAGATCAAGCCAGATATGTATGAGGCCTGGTGTAACTGGGGAACTAATCTGGGGAGTCTCGCCAAATATCGGTATTTGGTGGACGCTGAAGAGGGTATCAAACTCTTCGATCAAGCCATTGCGAAGTACGAGGAAGCGGTGAAGATCAAGCCAGATTATCATCAAGCTTGGGAGAACTGGAGAAATGTTTTGATTGGTATTGCAGAAGTTTTGCTGAACCATTTCACATATCAGAATCCAGTGGACCTTGAAAAAGTGTCCGAGTATGCCATCCAAGCCGCTAAGAAATACATGGAAGCGATAGAGGACAAGCCGTCACAACCCTCCGTTACGACAGACCGCCAAGTAACCATCACCTGGAACCTCTGGCTATCCGTCCTCGTCCCCGGACTCAGCCTCCCGGTGATTGCAATAGCCATCAGGGAGTACTGTCTCCCCGACCCGACATGGTTCCCGGCCATCTGCGTTGCAGTGCTGGTTGGGGGGGCGTCTATCTATGGGGTCTGGGTAAATAGGGAGTTTAATAAGCAGTATCAAACAGTGACGAATCCAAATTAG
- a CDS encoding UbiX family flavin prenyltransferase, with translation MKKEFVVGVTGASGVVYARRLLEVLCDQATVHIVISDTARQIAGIERVDLTGFDAIYAENSNLAADIASGSFCYDGMAIVPCSMKTLAAVSNGFADNLITRAADVCLKERRPLLLLLREMPLSRIHIKNMLAADEAGATVMVASPPFYQHPETIDDLVDMVVARVLDHMGVKHRLGSRWSGYDA, from the coding sequence ATGAAGAAGGAATTCGTCGTCGGAGTCACCGGGGCAAGCGGGGTCGTCTACGCCCGCCGCCTGCTCGAGGTGCTCTGCGATCAGGCAACGGTGCATATCGTCATCTCCGATACCGCCCGGCAGATAGCCGGGATCGAGCGGGTGGACCTTACCGGGTTCGACGCCATATACGCCGAGAACAGCAACCTCGCGGCCGATATCGCGAGCGGGTCGTTCTGCTACGACGGGATGGCGATCGTGCCCTGCAGCATGAAGACGCTTGCGGCGGTCAGCAACGGGTTCGCGGACAACCTGATCACCCGGGCGGCGGACGTCTGCCTCAAGGAGAGGCGGCCCCTCCTCCTCCTCCTCCGGGAGATGCCGCTCTCCCGGATTCACATAAAGAACATGCTTGCGGCCGACGAGGCCGGCGCGACCGTGATGGTCGCAAGCCCTCCTTTCTACCAGCACCCGGAGACCATCGACGACCTGGTCGATATGGTGGTGGCCCGGGTGCTCGACCACATGGGAGTCAAGCACCGTCTTGGATCCCGATGGAGCGGATACGATGCGTGA
- a CDS encoding HD domain-containing protein yields MKIIKDPVHGYVEADALALRLLDSEVVQRLRHVTQLGFANLVYPGANHTRFEHSLGTMHLAGLMSGELGLDEDETELVTTAALLHDIGHGPFSHVTEPVMEEFTGRCHHQIDHLVCEGTIAGILEAEGIDPAEVCAVVAGKHRLASIIHGSLDVDRMDYLMRDAHYTGVPYGTVDAHRLIRCTIFAESGIALHEGGINAAESLLIARTLMRPAVYFHHVSRIATSMFVHALREEVQNVPGADARELMRMDDAACMERLKHSSCEITRDLARRVYARDLYKRALYIGEDRVNAAALQQDIGAARERDLAIAIAQTAGVPEDCVLVDIPRLPGALSMEVRVRNSHAMMDIEEVSPLINTLNDTRRQQWRLGIYTTKEHRNRVEQAGTEVLRVKRATKQDKLIIA; encoded by the coding sequence ATGAAGATCATCAAAGATCCGGTGCACGGCTACGTCGAGGCGGATGCGCTCGCGCTCCGGCTGCTGGACTCGGAGGTCGTCCAGCGGCTCCGCCACGTCACCCAGCTCGGGTTTGCAAACCTCGTCTACCCCGGGGCAAACCATACACGCTTCGAGCACTCGCTCGGGACGATGCACCTCGCAGGCCTCATGTCGGGCGAGCTCGGGCTCGACGAGGACGAGACCGAACTCGTCACCACGGCCGCCCTCCTCCACGACATCGGCCACGGCCCATTCTCCCACGTCACCGAACCGGTGATGGAGGAGTTCACGGGGAGATGCCACCACCAGATCGATCATCTGGTCTGCGAGGGGACGATCGCCGGGATCCTCGAAGCGGAGGGGATCGATCCCGCCGAGGTCTGCGCCGTCGTCGCGGGGAAGCACCGCCTCGCGAGCATCATCCACGGCAGCCTGGACGTCGACCGGATGGACTACCTGATGCGGGACGCCCACTACACCGGCGTGCCCTACGGGACGGTCGACGCCCACCGGCTGATCCGGTGCACGATCTTCGCCGAGTCCGGCATCGCGCTGCACGAAGGCGGGATCAACGCCGCCGAGTCGCTCCTCATCGCCCGGACCCTGATGCGCCCGGCGGTCTACTTCCATCACGTGAGCCGGATCGCGACGAGCATGTTCGTCCATGCCCTCCGCGAGGAGGTGCAGAACGTCCCGGGTGCGGACGCCCGCGAACTGATGCGGATGGACGACGCCGCCTGCATGGAGCGGCTGAAGCACTCTTCCTGCGAAATCACCCGCGACCTCGCCCGCCGGGTCTACGCCCGGGACCTCTACAAGCGGGCGCTCTACATCGGCGAAGACCGGGTGAACGCCGCCGCCCTCCAGCAGGACATCGGGGCCGCCCGGGAACGGGACCTCGCCATCGCCATCGCACAGACCGCGGGGGTTCCGGAGGACTGCGTCCTCGTGGACATCCCCCGGCTCCCCGGCGCCCTCTCGATGGAGGTCCGGGTCAGGAACAGCCACGCGATGATGGATATCGAGGAGGTCTCCCCCCTCATCAACACCTTAAATGACACCCGGCGGCAACAGTGGCGCCTCGGCATCTACACCACGAAAGAGCACCGGAACAGGGTGGAGCAGGCGGGAACAGAGGTGCTCCGGGTGAAGCGGGCGACAAAACAGGATAAACTCATAATTGCATAA